CTCCTTGAACAGGAAGAGGCAGGTTAATAAAGGATGATGAAAGGGATGGATCACAGGGAGACCCAGCCAacagcacctctgcctccagTGCTGTCTGAGTGCAGCTGAACGCACAGTCATCTTTTGGGGGGCAGAGTCACCATAGAAACCTTAATTTTTTAGGCATGGAGGAGACATCATAGggcatttattatttttgacaGGCCTCAGACCACTGGTACCTTTTGTGCCACTCTCAGGTTCATCTTTCCAGGGTGAGAGGTCGAGCACATCGATCTCCTGGCAGTCAGTGAAGTCCTCGGGGTAACTGTTGATCCTGAACACATCCCTGGGTATCTTCTGGATACGAGTGTTGTCACAGAACACCTTTGACAGTGTGATTTTTCTCAGTGCTTGCAGCTGTTGTGGAGTGAAAACTCCTGGGTTCTCCCACCAGAACCTGCAAGGATATTTTCAGAAGCAGTTTGTAGTCTTTGGTCACTTGCCAAGACGGGACCTGACCAAGGTGAGTCTCTGCTCAGATCCACCCCGATCCACCAGGCAGAAGGCACAGCCTTTTGGGAAGAGGTGTCTCCAGCATGGCCAGATCTTCCACGCAGCATCTCCAGGCTGCTGGGATTCAGTGATTTATCCTCCCCTTTGTGCCCCGAGAGCAAATGTCACCTCAGGCAGAGATTAGTGCAGATCCCCCGTGgtctggggctgctgctcctcagcctcATGGATCTGGAGGAATGGGCTACAAAAACGAGTCCTTTGGCCACTGGACTAAAACCAAGACATGAGCCttgctgggagcactgggttGGATCAATGTCAGCGTTTTCCCCCCCGATAAATGCCCAGGGAGTGTTGGCTCTCACCTGTCCCCATCCCGCAGGTTCCTGAACTGGGTGCCAATGATGCAGGACAGGAGGGgtcccaccctgccctggggaaCCACGGGCTCTGCCACCGCCCCCATCCACAGGTCGATGTTGTCCGGTGTCCCGTACACATCCAGGAACTTCTTGGCCAGTTGGGGATTGCCAAGCACCTCAGAGAATTCTTCCACAGTTTGGGGTTGGGAGAGCCCACAGAAGCCCCTCCAGGCATTGTAACctgcaagagcaggagcagcagctgagcagaacCCACCACCCCATGGCCCCACCATCTGCCTTGGCTCAGGACCCCTTGGCCCATGGGCAACATCTGCTTCTTCTCATGGCATTGTAGGAGCTGGAAGCTGCTCTTGGCTAGGAAGTCACAATGTTTTCAAAGGTCCTTTCTGTGTCTACACACTAAACTAACAATCTGGGTTGTCCTCGTGACTACAGGTTAGAGCTCTCCTGTTGGTTACAGCTCTCTAGTGCTGAATGTGAGTGCACCAGTCCTTGCAGCTCTGGGAGGCAAAATTTCTGGGGTCAAAGTCCTAGAAAAGAGCAGCATTTGGTTGTGCTTCACCCAAGAGCACTTGTTCTTCTGCAGCACCTCATACCTGAAGTCACTTCTGCTCAGAGCCCAGGGCTGTCAGGAGGCACCAAATCAGCACTAATGGCCAAAGAACAAAGAACTGGTGGCCTGTCTAAGGCCACGTGAAAGCTGAACTTGGTCACTTGTGTCTGTACCTTCTGTATCCCACATGTCCTCACTTTGAAATACACCACTGTATCTCCCCCTCTTTATTACTTTATCCCAACtatcattttttatttcaaagccttttgtccttttcttaaaattttataaTGCAGAGACCTTTTATTCCCTGAGTTTGCCTGTGTACCCACCCTCGACCCTCAAATCAAGGCACTCTTTCTTCCCACTGGCATGGGAAAAGCTCAATACATTCATGGAACTGCTataaacagcagaagaaaacagagtaTTGTTCAGAGGAGGGGTGGATTTGTGCCTCCTTACCTGGCAGGCCGTGATCTCTTCCCCGTTGCATGTTCATGGCTGCTAAATCCAGCCCCATGACCTCCAGCTGTTCAAAGAGGTGGTTCTGGAGCTCCTCCACCATCAGCTGGTTCTGTTCCATCTTCTTCGCGTGATCCACCACCATGCCCCGGACCAGGGGGTCGAtgcctcctgcagccattgcgAACCAAGGAAAGGCTTTTTGTGCCAGGTTGCAGCTTTGGGTGGTCCCTTTTGCGCAGCTGGAAGAGTTTACTTGGGCTGGGTGGGGTTTTCCCAGCTCCAGATTTCCATCTCGACGTGTGTGTTTGTGGAATCACAGagccacagaatggtttgggttggaggggaccttcAAGATGGTtgagttccacccccctgccatgggtaggggcatcttccactagaccagcttgttcccagccccatccaacctggccttgaacatttccagggatggggcaacctgtgccagggcctcacccccCTCACAGTGGCACATGTATGGATCTGTACATGTCTGCATATGCCAGCAGATGAGGCCTCACACAGCAACTAAATCCCTtatccctccccatccctcagCCTTTCTTTCCACAGCCCTAAATCcacttgttgtccaccaggatcTCCAAGtcctttccttctgctcctcagCCCACCAGTCCCGATACACGGGGGTCTGTCAAGGTTTAGGTTTTGCAATGGATTCTGTTTTATAATTTGCGATTAATTGACAGATATTTATTCAAACACTAAATGCAACAATAGAATCAACTCATGTCTGATTGTCTGTGCCTGTTTCGTAACCATTAAGGAAACAGTGGgattaaaacacaggaaaatgggCTGCATGCCTGTATTTTGGTAAGTTTTCCATGATTAGTTAATTAACCCATTTTGGAAGAGACATTCGTCCTCCTTGGAAAAACCCATGTTGGGAGATCTCAGCTGTGTAATAGCAGGACCCCACAGCTCCATTCAGAGCCATGAAGAGAGATGGACACCACAAGGAAGTGACAAAGGTGTCTCAGCTCAGTTAAATGGGGTGCATCACCCTCTGGAGATGCCTCCTAACTAGAGGGGGATGTAACAGCTTTAATTGACCTAAATTTTGGTGGCTGACTCTTggcacaggagcagctgcaCCATCTCAATGGATGTGCAACACTCACTCTGTCGGGTCTCGCTGAGCTGGGAGCAAttcaaggaaggactggacgtgacactcagtgctctgggctgggtgacaaggtggggatgggtcAAAGTTTGGAttggatgatcttggaggtcttttccaggcttaatgattctgtgactctttgTCTGACCTCCACGTGAGCCTCAGGACCAGACCAGGACCGTCCCCACCTTCCCCCCCTCAATTCCTACCTTCCATTATAATTCTCCAAGTAGCACAGAAGGTCAAATGAAGAGGGACATGGGAGAAGGAACCCAAAGGCTGGAAACTCTCATCCAAGCGGGACACAAAGGGCTGCACTGAGGTGTGGCCGAATCGGAAAGCCAGGGAAAAAACGTTTGAGGCTCTGGGATCCACCTCCTCATCGTAACCACGGTACTGAGGGATCCACCTGCTGGTCTCCTCAGCCAGCAGAAGTGGGAGGTAATCCCTGTATGTTATTATCTGAAAGCACAGAAGCAGAGCAAGTTGCCAGAAGCTGTAGCAGAAATGCCATAAAAATCAGAGCACTAATGTGGACTCTCTGGAGCAGAATTCATTAGGATCTTCACAAAAACAGATGCAGCAGTGGCATGacataataaaattattttaaaatgcagaattaataaatcaaataaataattgatatgttaaatataatatatagcTGGTAAATTCATTAAATAAAGGATAAGAAAGCTCTCTGGGTATCCACACTGTCTCAGATGGATCATCCTTATTCACAATTTCCAGCTCCCATGAACAACTCCACTGATTCCACAAAGCAGAATCCTGGAGGGAAAAACACATTCCTGAGTTTAAACCCCCCGCAGTGACCATACCTGGTTTATGGCAATCACAATCTTTCGACTCTCCTGGTACAGCTTTTCCCCATCCCAGTGGGGATTTAATTCCCTCAGCTCCGTGCCCAGGCGATTGTGCTCTCGGAGAAAGATCGTGTGCATGGCAGAAAGTCCCAGGTTTTCAGTCACACGTTTATCCcctacaaataaaaatattctctgggcaacccatgcCAGgccctcaccacccccacagggaagaatttcttctgtataCCTAGTCTTAACTTCCCCTCTTTCTGTTTGAACCCATTACTCCTTGCCCTCCAGTTTCTGGcaaacagtccctctccagcttctttGTAGCCCCTTTAGATCTTGAAAAGCTGCGGAGATTTCCATAcaaccttcccttctccaggttgaacagccccaactttctcaggCTGACAACTCACATCCAATTAATGAATGGTGAATTCTAGgtaggacaaaaaaaaagcccctgaGAAGTTTTAAGCACTGGTGGTTATTCTGTTGAAAATTTCTATTGGAAAATTCTCCTGCCTTTGAAAAGAATTTTAGAAAAGGAGGAGGCTTTGTTGTAACTTTTGGGAAATTACAATAATGTTCTGTTTAATTAATCAattatttcttgatttttctctttttaatttggGAGGCAGCCCCCTGTCTTCCACCTCACACAGTGGAGTCTTGAAGCACCTCATCCACCCGACCACGACGATCCCTTCAGACTCTGAGGACACCCCCCGGAGCTGCACCTTTACCTGCTTTGAAGCAGGGGATGTTGGCGCCCGGGTTGGTGAGGACACAAACGCTCTTGGTCACGTTCTCgaagggcagcagctccagccccgcGTCCGTGAAGCGCTGGTTCACGGCCATGAGGCCCAGCTGGCCGCTGAGGTTCCTCAGGCTCCGGGCCAGGGCGCCGTCGCTGCCGTACAAGGTGCTGGCATCGATGAAGGAGGTGGCGGCGTTGAGCTGCTCCCGGGAGAACGCCCCGGGGGTGCACGCGGGGGCCGACTGCACAAAGGGCATGCAGGTGTCGGGCCTCACCGCCCGGGGGTCATCGGGGGGGAACTGCACAAAAAATCAGAAGTGGCTTAGCCAGGAGTCTTActtagatatatatattttttaatatatatatatttatatatatatttatatatatattatatttatatatatattattttatatattatatattatattatatttatatatattataatatattttaatatatattatatttatatatattatatttatatatataaaatatatataaatatatattttatacatcaaaacagaaatagaaatatagtataaatatcaataaataaactataaatataaatacaaaataaacataaatataatataaatataaataaataaaatacaaatataaattaaacataaatatacatataaatataaatataaaataaatatcaataaataaattataaatataaaataaatatcaataaataaaattataaatataaaataaatataaataaataaaattacaaatataaatataatacaaatataaaataaatatcattataaatataaaataactatgaaataaatatatataaataaaaataaataaaatataaatataaaataaatatcaataaataaaattataaatataaatataatataaatataaaataaatatcaatataaatatgaaataaatataaaaatataaattaaaataaatacaaataaaatacaagtataaatataaaataaatataaatataaaataaatatcaataaatataaataaacgtataaatattaatgtaaatataaatacaaaaataaatgtaaatgtaaatgtaaatataaatataagtataaatataaatatgaatatgaatataaatataaatataaatataaatataaatataaatataaatataaatataaatataaatataaatataaatataaatataaatataaatataaatataaatataaatataaatataaatataaatataaatataaatataaatataaatataaatataaatataaatataaataggGTTCTTTCACACCTCGGGATAGGGTTAAGAGAATAAGCCACGGACTTGTTCCCAAAGTGTGTCTTTTATTGACTGGGGAACTTGGCAAAAAGGGATACCACACAAGCTGggcaaaaatataaaatattccaCCACAATACTGACTCAACAGATGTTATTAATGCACAGCACTAAAGTCAGAATCCAGTCCCTCCATGACACTTAAGTCAAGATCCAACCCCTCCCGCTCCAAGCAACCCAAAGCAAAAGGGAAGGGgcaaggaaagagaagcagagggagcaagacgagagaaggaggaagaggaagaggcagATCATGGAGCTGCCACTGGAACCTCGTGGCAGACcagctctcacacacccagatgGCAGGGACACGTGGCAAACATGTGCCTTTGGTTTCATCTCCTCTGGTCCCTATGGCCAGACCCTCCAGGTCCCATTGGCCACTCTGGGGTTCCagggcagggtgaggggcagtgtcctcactgtccctgccaatCTGAGCTGGGTCAGGGCTCCAGGAGTGTGGGatgttatagggcagtgtcctcactgtccctgccaatCTGAGCTGGGTCAGGGCTCCAGGAGTGTGGGatgttatagggcagtgtcctcactgtccctgccaatCTGAGCTGGGTCAGggctccaggagctgtggggtgttaTGATTTTCCGGGGCTGTTCATGAGTGTCAGTACTCCAGGGCTTCTCCAGGGGCTGCCATGAGGGACATGAGGCCACCCCACCTCCTTGATGTTGAACccat
This is a stretch of genomic DNA from Pseudopipra pipra isolate bDixPip1 chromosome 21, bDixPip1.hap1, whole genome shotgun sequence. It encodes these proteins:
- the LOC135425403 gene encoding myeloperoxidase-like, with the translated sequence MTLLGSIITLCLVGTMDSSLNEVSEVLSDSSLLSIISEARQLVDTAYLQARRSLKKKLEEKLANPMDFLKHLKDPVGRTRSAVRAADYMETTLKLLKRKLHLSGEQRFNVTDLLSRKQKEMIFRGTGCYSQTRPIKCPKQDSYRTITGECNNRRHPHLGSSNRGFARWLPAVYEDGVSVPRGASEGRHYNGFPLPLVRKVSNEIAHTANENVTADQELSLVFMHWGQWVNHDIDLAPASGEGASLELLCHTDCAFKPPCFPIKFPPDDPRAVRPDTCMPFVQSAPACTPGAFSREQLNAATSFIDASTLYGSDGALARSLRNLSGQLGLMAVNQRFTDAGLELLPFENVTKSVCVLTNPGANIPCFKAGDKRVTENLGLSAMHTIFLREHNRLGTELRELNPHWDGEKLYQESRKIVIAINQIITYRDYLPLLLAEETSRWIPQYRGYDEEVDPRASNVFSLAFRFGHTSVQPFVSRLDESFQPLGSFSHVPLHLTFCATWRIIMEGGIDPLVRGMVVDHAKKMEQNQLMVEELQNHLFEQLEVMGLDLAAMNMQRGRDHGLPGYNAWRGFCGLSQPQTVEEFSEVLGNPQLAKKFLDVYGTPDNIDLWMGAVAEPVVPQGRVGPLLSCIIGTQFRNLRDGDRFWWENPGVFTPQQLQALRKITLSKVFCDNTRIQKIPRDVFRINSYPEDFTDCQEIDVLDLSPWKDEPESGTKGTSGLRPVKNNKCPMMSPPCLKN